A stretch of the Bdellovibrio sp. 22V genome encodes the following:
- a CDS encoding efflux RND transporter permease subunit produces the protein MLNTIIRFALNHRLLVVAVTALIIVYGAVTLKNLPIDVFPDINKPTVTIMTEAHGMAPEEVETRVTYAIESYLNGLPGVERIRSQSGIGLSAIYVEFEWGSDIYRNRQLVQEKLALAKERLPKDVTPIMGPITSLMGQIQMIALYSENESVPPMQVRDLAEWVLRPRLMTVPGVAQVISIGGGLKQYQILLSAEKMNLHQLHLEQIDKELAQISQNTTGGFLDKDTQEYLVRNIGVVESLDDIKNTLVGLHFGRPIFLKDIAEVVEAPKTKRGDGSYKAKPAVIITVQKQPSADTVTVTRNIEKAIAEIKPSLPPGVTVNTDIFKQSHFIEASIDGIQGKLKFGTVLVFVVLFIFLANLRMSVITLTAIPVSFLVTFVVFRWFGLSVNTMTLGGLAIAIGELVDDSIVDVENVYRRLRENMKLSNPRSSLRVIFDASSEVRNSIVLATVIIALVFLPLFNLTGLEGRLFTPLAIAYLTALTASLLVSLTLTPVLCSYFLTQGSLKEHGDTHFVQWLKKQDRRILEWALPRSKLILAATSVLLILSLLLVPFMGRDFLPQFNEGTAMVSVITPPGTSLQASNEIGKKAELIIMKTPEIKSVSRRTGRAEMDEHAMGVNISEIDVDFHAKGRSKDTVLNEIRENIKRDLPGMGVNIGQPIGHLIDHMLSGVSAAVAIKIFGPDLTTLREKSIELKEAIEGTPGLVDLRIESQGLIPQVKIHVLRDEAAKYGMSPGEVTSLLEGAFNGETVAQVLEETRQYDVFYRFDDKSKQSLEKMQKTVLKTMPDGRKVLLEQVADVYETTGPNEINRENGQRRIVISANVSQRDLGSLIQDIQNRVTEKVKLPSGYYVVYGGQFESQQAATKKIILFGVLSLFGIAFVLYTHFKSTMITAQIMATIPFAFIGGIVLLFITDRSVTVASLVGFITLCGVASRNGIMMISHYLHLMKHEGEGFNKDMIIRGSQERLVPVMMTAFVASLALLPLVFAKGQPGSEILHPVAVVIVGGLLSSTLLDIIVTPTLFYRFGKKAAEQSIETENNNETI, from the coding sequence ATGCTCAATACTATTATTCGGTTCGCGTTGAACCATCGACTGCTTGTGGTGGCGGTCACTGCGCTGATTATTGTCTATGGCGCGGTTACTCTTAAAAATCTTCCCATTGATGTATTTCCAGACATCAATAAACCCACGGTCACGATTATGACCGAGGCGCACGGCATGGCACCGGAAGAAGTCGAAACGCGTGTGACTTATGCGATCGAGTCTTACCTCAACGGCCTGCCCGGTGTTGAAAGAATTCGCTCTCAATCCGGTATCGGCTTGTCGGCCATCTATGTCGAGTTTGAATGGGGCTCCGACATCTATCGCAATCGCCAACTTGTCCAAGAAAAGCTGGCTTTAGCCAAGGAGCGTCTGCCTAAAGACGTGACGCCGATCATGGGTCCTATCACTTCTCTGATGGGACAAATCCAAATGATCGCGCTTTATTCTGAAAACGAATCTGTTCCACCCATGCAAGTGCGCGATCTGGCAGAGTGGGTTTTGCGCCCACGCCTGATGACAGTTCCGGGTGTCGCGCAAGTTATTTCCATCGGCGGTGGACTAAAACAGTATCAGATCCTTCTGTCGGCGGAGAAAATGAATCTCCATCAATTGCACTTAGAACAAATCGATAAGGAGCTTGCGCAAATCAGTCAGAACACCACAGGTGGTTTTTTAGACAAGGATACGCAAGAGTATTTGGTTCGAAATATTGGTGTCGTGGAAAGTCTCGACGACATCAAAAACACTCTGGTCGGTTTGCACTTTGGCCGTCCTATTTTTCTTAAGGATATTGCCGAGGTCGTGGAAGCTCCGAAAACAAAACGCGGCGACGGAAGCTACAAAGCAAAACCTGCGGTGATTATCACGGTACAAAAGCAGCCCTCCGCTGATACGGTGACGGTGACTCGCAATATTGAAAAAGCGATTGCTGAAATCAAACCGTCTTTGCCGCCGGGAGTTACCGTCAATACCGATATCTTTAAGCAATCTCATTTTATTGAGGCGTCTATCGACGGCATTCAAGGGAAGCTCAAGTTCGGAACGGTTTTGGTTTTTGTGGTTCTTTTTATTTTTCTTGCGAACCTACGCATGTCCGTCATTACTTTGACGGCGATTCCCGTTTCCTTTTTGGTGACGTTCGTTGTCTTTCGCTGGTTTGGTCTTTCCGTCAACACAATGACACTCGGTGGACTTGCTATCGCTATCGGCGAATTAGTCGATGACTCGATCGTCGATGTTGAAAACGTTTATCGCCGCTTGCGCGAGAATATGAAACTGTCAAATCCGCGCTCGAGCTTGCGTGTTATTTTTGACGCTTCTTCGGAAGTGCGAAACTCTATCGTCCTCGCAACTGTGATTATTGCTTTGGTGTTTTTGCCGCTCTTTAATCTTACGGGACTCGAAGGACGTCTTTTCACTCCGCTTGCGATTGCTTATCTAACGGCCCTGACGGCGTCATTGTTGGTTTCACTGACTTTAACTCCGGTGCTATGTTCGTACTTCCTGACGCAAGGATCTTTAAAAGAACACGGGGACACTCATTTCGTACAGTGGTTGAAGAAGCAAGATCGCAGAATTTTAGAGTGGGCCTTGCCGCGGTCGAAACTGATTTTAGCGGCAACAAGTGTACTTCTAATTTTATCGTTGTTATTAGTTCCTTTCATGGGCCGCGATTTCCTACCGCAGTTCAACGAGGGCACTGCGATGGTGAGCGTGATCACTCCTCCGGGCACAAGCTTGCAAGCCTCCAATGAGATCGGCAAAAAAGCTGAGCTGATTATTATGAAGACTCCAGAAATTAAGTCGGTGTCTCGCCGTACCGGAAGAGCAGAAATGGATGAACACGCCATGGGCGTCAATATCAGCGAGATCGACGTCGATTTCCATGCAAAAGGCCGCAGCAAAGATACCGTGCTTAATGAGATACGCGAAAACATCAAACGCGACCTTCCTGGAATGGGCGTGAACATCGGACAGCCTATTGGGCATCTGATCGATCACATGCTTTCGGGTGTCAGCGCTGCCGTTGCAATTAAAATCTTTGGACCTGACTTGACGACGTTGCGGGAAAAATCCATCGAACTCAAAGAAGCCATCGAAGGCACACCAGGTTTAGTGGACTTGCGTATCGAAAGCCAGGGTTTGATTCCGCAAGTGAAGATTCACGTCTTGCGTGACGAAGCCGCCAAATACGGAATGAGTCCTGGCGAAGTGACTTCGCTGCTGGAGGGGGCTTTCAACGGCGAAACCGTCGCCCAGGTTTTGGAAGAGACTCGGCAATACGATGTCTTCTATCGCTTCGACGACAAATCAAAACAGTCTTTAGAGAAAATGCAAAAAACTGTTTTAAAAACGATGCCTGACGGTCGCAAGGTTCTTTTGGAGCAAGTCGCCGACGTCTATGAAACAACAGGCCCCAACGAGATCAACCGCGAAAACGGCCAGCGCCGTATCGTGATTTCAGCCAATGTGAGCCAAAGAGATTTAGGCAGTCTGATTCAAGACATTCAAAACAGAGTGACTGAAAAAGTAAAACTGCCTTCCGGCTACTATGTCGTTTATGGCGGACAGTTTGAAAGTCAGCAGGCGGCAACGAAAAAAATTATTCTTTTCGGTGTGCTTTCTTTATTCGGCATCGCCTTCGTTCTTTATACGCACTTTAAATCGACGATGATCACCGCGCAGATTATGGCGACGATACCATTTGCTTTCATCGGCGGCATCGTTCTGCTGTTTATCACGGATCGCTCGGTCACGGTGGCTAGCCTTGTCGGTTTTATTACATTGTGCGGAGTCGCCTCGCGCAATGGCATTATGATGATTTCCCATTACTTGCACTTGATGAAGCATGAAGGTGAAGGATTCAACAAAGATATGATCATTCGCGGCTCGCAGGAACGTCTTGTGCCTGTGATGATGACGGCGTTTGTGGCGTCTTTGGCACTTTTACCTTTGGTCTTTGCAAAGGGCCAACCGGGAAGTGAAATCCTGCATCCTGTGGCGGTCGTGATTGTCGGAGGTCTTTTAAGCTCGACACTTTTGGACATCATCGTCACCCCAACCCTTTTCTACCGCTTTGGAAAAAAGGCGGCAGAACAATCCATTGAAACAGAAAATAACAACGAAACTATTTAA
- a CDS encoding FAD binding domain-containing protein: MAQFTRNQIHLLINGTEHVVQGEHAFLPLAQYLRYHAHLPGTKVVCAEGDCGACTVLVARWNQESWTAFQTLNSCIAPVYLFDLASIVTVEGLAFEEELNEVQQKMREFHGGQCGYCTPGMVCSLSGLAEACAPTRTKISEKKARNHLTGNLCRCTGYEPILNAATHIDLEKWSSLKARYLTAEQALQFKARAQDAITLVDGLKEIHAPKTLDEAVKIKMQKPGIRITAGATDLGVLHNKGKYFLDQVLVLNRIPELGRVEMTAQGLWVGAKVTLTEFENEVELSVPEFSRLLRIFASPQIKNQGTLLGNVLNGSPIGDSIPALLVLNAELHLMSTRGLRKVPLTQFYKAYKSFDLQPDEIAIGLSIPPLRDSWSLKFFKMSLRKDLDISAVTFAAALRIENETILEARIAVGGVGPTVVRVPAIEQDFVGKTFSETVFKEAGKNIRQYIKPISDLRASDAYRLQVAENLFHKCWYEMAEEKESVCP, translated from the coding sequence ATGGCTCAATTCACACGCAATCAAATTCACCTTCTGATTAACGGAACCGAACACGTCGTTCAGGGCGAACACGCCTTTTTACCGCTCGCACAGTATTTGCGATATCACGCACACTTGCCTGGAACTAAGGTCGTTTGCGCCGAAGGCGACTGCGGAGCCTGCACGGTTCTTGTCGCACGCTGGAACCAAGAATCTTGGACTGCTTTCCAAACACTCAACTCGTGCATCGCGCCGGTTTATTTGTTCGATCTGGCTTCGATCGTCACGGTCGAAGGCTTGGCTTTCGAAGAAGAACTCAATGAAGTGCAACAAAAAATGCGCGAATTTCACGGCGGCCAGTGCGGCTATTGCACACCGGGTATGGTGTGCTCCCTTTCAGGACTTGCAGAGGCTTGCGCTCCGACACGCACGAAGATCAGCGAAAAGAAAGCCCGCAATCACTTAACCGGAAATCTTTGCCGCTGTACGGGATATGAGCCGATTCTCAATGCCGCCACACATATCGACTTAGAAAAATGGTCTTCTTTGAAAGCTCGCTATCTGACGGCCGAGCAAGCACTTCAGTTCAAAGCTCGCGCGCAAGACGCGATCACTCTTGTCGACGGTCTTAAAGAAATCCATGCGCCGAAAACGCTGGATGAAGCCGTTAAAATTAAAATGCAAAAGCCGGGCATTCGCATTACCGCGGGCGCCACAGATCTTGGCGTTTTGCATAACAAAGGAAAATACTTCCTTGATCAAGTTCTTGTTCTTAATCGCATCCCCGAGTTAGGACGCGTTGAAATGACAGCACAAGGGCTGTGGGTGGGCGCCAAAGTCACTCTGACCGAGTTTGAAAACGAAGTCGAATTATCCGTCCCCGAGTTCAGCCGTCTTTTAAGAATTTTCGCTTCTCCGCAAATCAAAAATCAGGGAACTCTTCTGGGCAATGTCTTAAACGGTTCCCCTATCGGAGACAGCATCCCGGCTTTACTCGTGTTGAATGCAGAACTCCATTTGATGTCGACAAGAGGTTTGCGCAAAGTGCCTCTGACACAGTTTTACAAAGCCTACAAATCTTTTGATCTGCAGCCGGATGAAATCGCGATCGGTCTTTCGATTCCGCCTTTGCGCGATAGTTGGAGCTTGAAGTTCTTCAAAATGTCTTTGCGTAAAGATCTAGATATTTCTGCGGTGACTTTCGCGGCGGCTCTTCGCATTGAAAACGAAACGATTCTTGAAGCGCGTATCGCCGTAGGTGGCGTGGGACCGACCGTTGTTCGCGTGCCCGCTATCGAACAAGATTTTGTCGGCAAAACTTTTAGCGAAACGGTCTTTAAAGAAGCCGGTAAAAATATTCGCCAATACATTAAACCCATCTCTGATTTGCGTGCGAGCGATGCTTATCGTCTGCAAGTCGCAGAAAATCTTTTCCATAAATGCTGGTATGAAATGGCCGAAGAAAAGGAGAGCGTATGTCCATAG
- a CDS encoding phosphodiesterase — protein MDSSRRHFLKIAGTAALTSLPGLSSAWEELLTSYYTGHVAVNQHMTNETSAQFSVLTPGKLPYAYRVFDPHGKELPVEMYDHDKLKSYGWGIDKLIVRNLQSDTKYRLRIIDKDRGTVIDERFFKNLILNRASAKFALISCACDAYFFQNKNMWHRLFDDRPEVIMLLGDACYADLGTDGSEFDIWRRYCETRRTLSHFKQSNLVPTLAVWDDHDYGQDNADRYYKNKKMAKRCFELFFGSREVTGYKKTVGVGSVFTGFGQRFFFMDDRTFRDPKNTSGGMMWGGEQQEMVLDLISKSSKPTWIMNGSQFFGNYMTDESFQKNFFKNLVDVTRKLSKMEAPVLFASGDIHFSEVMRIEPRVLGYKTFEFTSSAMHSFNFPTTWFLKNPRRVAHTWKHNFVMMHSKVIKGGLKTSCYATGRFGRNLFYHEGSVIR, from the coding sequence ATGGACTCTTCTCGTCGGCACTTTCTAAAAATAGCAGGGACAGCGGCATTGACATCACTTCCGGGCTTGAGCTCAGCGTGGGAGGAACTGCTTACCAGTTATTATACCGGCCATGTGGCAGTAAATCAGCACATGACCAATGAAACCTCCGCGCAGTTTTCAGTTCTGACTCCGGGAAAACTGCCGTATGCCTACCGGGTTTTTGATCCTCACGGCAAAGAACTGCCGGTCGAGATGTACGATCATGACAAATTGAAAAGTTATGGTTGGGGCATCGACAAACTCATCGTAAGAAACTTGCAGTCAGACACAAAATACCGCTTGCGTATCATTGATAAAGATCGTGGAACAGTTATCGATGAAAGATTTTTTAAAAATCTTATTCTTAATAGGGCGTCCGCAAAGTTCGCACTGATTAGCTGCGCCTGTGATGCATACTTTTTTCAGAATAAAAACATGTGGCACCGTCTTTTTGATGACCGGCCCGAAGTCATCATGCTTTTAGGCGATGCCTGTTATGCCGATTTAGGAACGGACGGCAGTGAGTTCGATATTTGGCGCCGCTACTGTGAAACACGTAGAACCTTATCGCACTTTAAGCAATCCAATCTTGTGCCGACTCTTGCCGTCTGGGACGACCATGATTATGGCCAAGACAATGCGGATCGATATTATAAGAATAAAAAAATGGCGAAACGTTGTTTCGAATTGTTTTTCGGTTCCAGAGAGGTGACCGGGTATAAAAAAACCGTGGGAGTCGGTTCTGTCTTCACGGGTTTCGGGCAGCGTTTCTTTTTCATGGATGATCGGACCTTTCGTGATCCAAAGAATACCTCCGGCGGCATGATGTGGGGAGGAGAGCAGCAGGAGATGGTGCTCGACTTGATTTCTAAAAGTTCAAAGCCAACATGGATCATGAACGGAAGCCAATTTTTTGGCAACTATATGACGGACGAATCTTTCCAGAAGAACTTCTTTAAAAATCTTGTCGACGTGACTCGCAAATTATCGAAAATGGAAGCGCCTGTCTTATTTGCTTCCGGCGATATTCATTTTAGCGAAGTGATGCGAATTGAGCCGCGGGTTTTAGGTTATAAAACTTTTGAATTCACTTCGAGTGCAATGCACAGTTTTAATTTTCCGACGACGTGGTTTTTGAAAAATCCCCGTCGGGTGGCGCACACGTGGAAACACAACTTCGTCATGATGCACTCGAAAGTGATAAAAGGCGGTCTTAAAACTTCTTGTTATGCGACGGGCCGCTTTGGCCGAAATCTTTTTTACCATGAAGGTTCTGTGATTCGTTAG
- a CDS encoding DMT family transporter gives MVIKFFLPIVAGLSIVLQGTLNRNSATQIGLVSAILLNAGILLVLAGALWLLMKFQIISGTPALSAKPFMDLRWWQLLPGLCGFLIVFATPMAIENFGANLTFSVIICTQLLVSLFWDSYAQKTPPSWMSLVGVAVMCVGLFILMSSKK, from the coding sequence ATGGTGATTAAATTTTTCTTACCAATCGTGGCCGGGCTTTCCATCGTTTTACAAGGAACATTGAACCGCAATTCCGCCACGCAAATAGGCTTGGTTTCCGCGATTCTTTTGAATGCCGGGATTCTGCTCGTGTTGGCGGGAGCTTTGTGGTTACTGATGAAGTTCCAGATTATTTCCGGTACTCCTGCGCTGTCCGCGAAGCCCTTTATGGATTTACGCTGGTGGCAGCTTTTACCGGGCTTGTGCGGCTTTCTGATTGTTTTCGCGACCCCCATGGCCATTGAAAATTTCGGTGCGAATCTGACGTTCTCGGTGATTATTTGCACACAGTTGTTGGTCAGTCTGTTTTGGGATTCGTACGCGCAAAAAACTCCGCCGTCATGGATGAGCCTCGTCGGTGTTGCCGTGATGTGTGTGGGGCTCTTTATTCTTATGAGTTCGAAAAAATAG
- a CDS encoding TolC family protein, producing the protein MKQIIYLFGSLLFALSASANESVSFEQIAERVRSKNPLVESLEGKKNAKKSREGHLGRSFIPDINAEYAQETFKVGNEEQKTQPHWRAEATLNLFRGGADSQEEASRELETKAAEYETKLSLQEEIQKAYDLYWNLLFQQERLKILNDDLKLTQQNLQEASRRVSAGVATATDRLEFEMRISVIKQEISLTEKDIRQNSKSLALSLGAKSPVIAQGSLHHFHEWEQNLKPISSERLPEVNLLNTEKEVLKSKKSQYKSDYFPAIDAYAGLAENNQRDERDFADASDRRETYMGLRASWSLGKTVSSFVERSSLQKELASKELALNYARQKTELDQTNKIDELRTLHSFVHDTEENIKSASRYLDATRKEYARGVKNSPDMLEATEKYINAKLRLSEIVRDFNKLYSSQLLLSEL; encoded by the coding sequence ATGAAACAAATTATTTATCTTTTCGGGAGTCTTTTATTTGCGCTCAGTGCGAGCGCCAATGAGAGTGTCTCTTTTGAACAGATCGCGGAAAGAGTGCGAAGTAAAAATCCTTTAGTGGAATCGCTTGAAGGTAAGAAAAACGCCAAGAAATCGCGCGAGGGTCATTTAGGGCGCTCGTTTATCCCAGACATCAACGCCGAATACGCACAAGAGACTTTCAAGGTCGGAAACGAAGAACAAAAAACCCAGCCGCATTGGCGTGCTGAGGCCACATTGAATCTTTTCCGCGGTGGCGCGGACTCACAAGAGGAAGCTTCCCGGGAATTAGAAACAAAGGCCGCGGAGTACGAAACCAAATTGTCCCTTCAGGAGGAAATTCAAAAAGCTTACGATCTCTACTGGAATCTTTTGTTTCAGCAGGAAAGGCTGAAGATCCTCAATGACGATTTGAAACTGACCCAACAGAATCTTCAAGAAGCCAGCCGCCGCGTTTCCGCCGGCGTCGCAACGGCAACAGACCGTTTAGAGTTTGAAATGCGCATCTCGGTTATCAAACAAGAGATTTCGCTGACCGAAAAAGACATCCGTCAAAACTCCAAATCTTTGGCCTTGTCTTTGGGTGCCAAGTCTCCCGTCATAGCCCAGGGGTCTCTTCACCATTTTCACGAATGGGAACAGAACCTCAAACCTATTTCCAGCGAACGATTGCCCGAAGTGAATCTTCTCAATACGGAAAAGGAAGTTCTGAAAAGCAAAAAAAGCCAATACAAATCCGACTACTTCCCGGCGATTGATGCCTATGCGGGTCTTGCTGAAAACAATCAACGCGACGAAAGAGATTTCGCCGATGCCTCTGACCGCCGCGAAACCTATATGGGCCTGCGCGCCTCTTGGTCTTTGGGAAAAACCGTTTCCTCTTTTGTTGAAAGAAGCAGCCTGCAAAAGGAACTTGCTTCTAAAGAGTTGGCTCTTAACTACGCTCGCCAAAAAACGGAACTGGATCAAACCAACAAAATCGACGAACTCCGCACCCTGCATTCGTTCGTGCATGATACGGAAGAAAATATCAAAAGTGCTTCCCGCTATCTCGACGCCACAAGAAAGGAATATGCCCGCGGAGTCAAAAACTCCCCCGACATGCTCGAAGCCACGGAAAAATATATCAACGCCAAACTGCGACTCTCTGAAATCGTCCGCGACTTCAATAAACTTTATTCATCTCAACTTCTGCTAAGCGAACTCTAA
- the xdhB gene encoding xanthine dehydrogenase molybdopterin binding subunit: MSIGQNIPHDSSRGHVSGGSVFIDDRLLTQKEVLILPVGVPAASGTVKNIYTDIAAQQEGVLAVFTAKDLHHNAWGTIIPEQPILVQDKIGYYDEPAVLLVGTSMEALLRARSHIKFEIEKSEPILSIDDAIRKNSFIYKANAFVTGDVDAALAKAPHKLKGEFECGGQEHFYLESQACIAYPLEDGQIEIHSSSQHPSETQHVVAEALGLSLHEVVCIVKRMGGGFGGKESQAAPFAAMAALVATRMQRPARLCLSKDDDMMMTGKRHPFKNFYEVGFDNDGRILGLKAHLYADGGAYADLSSSILDRAMFHIDGAYYLPNAHIEGSVCRTNFHSNTAFRGFGGPQGTMTIESILEDIAVYLKKEAFEIRELNCYGVEKNNVTHYGQKLDHNPLPELFARIKKDSDYERRRQEIDVFNRSQSGYIRGLSVTATKFGIAFTARFLNQGNALVNVHKDGTVQVSTGATEMGQGVNTKIQQIVAHAFGIPPQDVKVMTTSTEKNHNTSPTAASSGSDINGAAALKACVALQKRLAWLFQHIIHGTPMNDIAECPPLEDAQLRLEDFIFSGKELQHLPTKQTIAWPDLVKRAYLNRISLGEYAHFTTEGLGFDKARSMGTPFSYFTNGVAVCEVQVDTWTGEYKVLRTDILMDLGRPLNPGIDRGQVTGAFIQGMGWVTTEKLYYNKDGKLLSHSPTTYKIPNIQDTPREFHVHFIENNENRQNVHRSKAVGEPPFLLGISVWTALKDALKYRSGKTLPYIKSPATPEEMLMELSRYE, translated from the coding sequence ATGTCCATAGGACAAAACATCCCTCATGACTCTTCACGTGGTCATGTTTCCGGTGGCAGCGTTTTTATCGACGACCGTCTGTTGACGCAAAAAGAAGTTTTGATTCTGCCTGTCGGAGTTCCGGCGGCCTCGGGAACCGTGAAGAATATTTACACCGACATCGCAGCCCAACAAGAAGGCGTGCTGGCGGTTTTCACAGCAAAAGATCTGCATCACAATGCGTGGGGCACCATCATTCCCGAACAACCTATTCTTGTGCAGGATAAAATCGGATACTACGATGAGCCCGCAGTACTTCTTGTCGGCACCTCCATGGAGGCCTTGTTACGCGCCAGAAGCCACATCAAGTTTGAAATCGAAAAATCCGAACCGATTCTTTCCATTGACGACGCCATCCGAAAAAATAGTTTTATTTACAAGGCGAATGCCTTTGTCACCGGGGACGTTGATGCGGCTTTGGCCAAAGCACCGCACAAGCTGAAAGGCGAATTTGAGTGCGGCGGCCAGGAACATTTCTATTTGGAATCGCAAGCCTGCATCGCTTACCCTCTTGAAGACGGACAAATTGAAATTCATTCCAGCTCGCAACATCCAAGTGAGACACAGCACGTGGTGGCAGAGGCCTTGGGTTTGAGTCTGCACGAGGTTGTCTGCATCGTAAAAAGAATGGGCGGCGGCTTCGGCGGAAAAGAAAGTCAGGCGGCTCCTTTCGCAGCGATGGCGGCGCTGGTGGCGACTCGTATGCAGCGCCCGGCGCGTCTTTGTCTTTCAAAAGATGACGACATGATGATGACCGGAAAACGTCATCCTTTTAAAAACTTCTATGAGGTTGGCTTCGATAACGACGGTCGCATTCTGGGCTTGAAAGCTCACCTCTATGCGGATGGCGGCGCTTACGCTGACTTGTCTTCGTCGATTCTTGATCGCGCCATGTTTCACATTGACGGAGCCTACTATCTGCCAAACGCGCACATCGAAGGCTCGGTGTGCAGAACGAATTTTCATTCGAATACGGCCTTTCGTGGATTCGGCGGTCCGCAAGGAACAATGACTATTGAAAGCATTCTTGAAGATATCGCGGTTTACTTAAAAAAAGAGGCTTTCGAAATCCGTGAACTCAATTGTTATGGCGTCGAGAAAAACAACGTCACTCATTACGGACAGAAATTAGATCACAACCCGCTTCCAGAGCTTTTTGCCCGTATCAAAAAAGATTCCGACTATGAACGCCGTCGTCAGGAAATTGACGTTTTTAATCGCAGCCAAAGCGGATACATCCGCGGTCTTTCGGTAACAGCGACAAAGTTTGGGATTGCTTTTACGGCGCGCTTTCTGAACCAAGGCAATGCGCTGGTCAACGTGCACAAAGACGGCACCGTGCAAGTTTCCACCGGCGCCACGGAAATGGGTCAAGGCGTGAACACGAAAATTCAGCAGATCGTGGCGCATGCTTTTGGTATTCCTCCTCAAGATGTCAAAGTCATGACGACGTCGACAGAGAAAAATCACAACACGTCGCCCACGGCCGCCTCCAGCGGTTCTGACATTAACGGCGCCGCCGCTTTAAAAGCGTGTGTGGCTTTGCAAAAAAGATTGGCGTGGTTGTTTCAGCATATTATTCATGGCACGCCTATGAACGATATTGCGGAATGTCCGCCTCTTGAAGACGCGCAATTGCGATTGGAAGATTTCATTTTCTCCGGTAAAGAGCTTCAGCATTTGCCGACGAAACAAACCATTGCCTGGCCGGATCTGGTGAAGCGCGCCTATCTGAATCGCATTTCCTTAGGAGAATACGCGCACTTTACAACCGAAGGACTAGGTTTTGATAAAGCCCGCAGCATGGGAACACCGTTTAGCTATTTCACAAATGGTGTCGCTGTCTGCGAAGTGCAAGTGGATACTTGGACCGGCGAGTACAAAGTTTTACGCACTGATATTTTGATGGATCTAGGCCGACCTTTAAATCCAGGTATTGATCGCGGGCAAGTGACAGGAGCTTTCATTCAAGGCATGGGTTGGGTCACAACGGAAAAACTTTATTACAATAAAGACGGCAAACTTTTAAGCCATTCTCCGACAACTTATAAGATTCCGAACATTCAAGATACGCCCCGCGAGTTTCACGTGCATTTTATTGAGAACAATGAAAACCGTCAGAACGTCCATCGCTCAAAAGCGGTGGGAGAACCGCCTTTCCTTCTGGGCATCAGCGTGTGGACGGCGCTTAAAGATGCATTGAAGTATCGCAGTGGCAAAACTCTTCCTTATATAAAATCTCCGGCAACACCGGAAGAAATGCTCATGGAGCTTTCACGTTATGAGTAA
- a CDS encoding ROK family protein, which yields MKKTTYTIGFDLGGTKLAAALLSNKGDMIDFIKVPVDMKREGSAAKTQKRVIGLMADIALDFKKRFPKETSGKTFLGIGLASAGPLNAAEGKLIHPVNYPGWKIVPIRDLLEKEVLRQGFKTKVYFQHDATAAALAEGWVGGAKAMSSFAVVSVGTGIGSGVIFNGLPAQSRGMGSEYGHTIVDFKRLQNQPNKLHHCTVEGVASGTGLLRRAKEMGFQGNSVEELIETKDAKYGVLFNEMASALACLCYNLSIGYNLEKIFLSGGLIKIKNLYFNEMKAHYKTMIRQMNPAFECKIEIAKTKNHAGVLGAGYLPYLYR from the coding sequence ATGAAAAAAACCACGTACACTATCGGCTTTGATCTTGGCGGAACGAAACTTGCGGCAGCGCTTTTATCCAACAAAGGCGACATGATCGACTTCATTAAAGTGCCCGTCGATATGAAACGCGAAGGATCCGCGGCAAAAACACAAAAGCGCGTGATTGGTTTGATGGCCGATATTGCTCTGGATTTCAAAAAGAGATTCCCGAAGGAAACCAGCGGTAAAACCTTTTTAGGTATTGGCTTGGCTAGTGCCGGGCCCTTGAATGCCGCCGAGGGAAAACTGATTCATCCCGTGAATTATCCCGGTTGGAAAATCGTTCCGATCCGCGACCTTTTGGAAAAAGAAGTGCTTCGTCAGGGATTTAAAACCAAAGTGTACTTCCAGCATGACGCTACAGCGGCGGCCCTTGCGGAAGGTTGGGTCGGCGGAGCTAAAGCGATGTCTTCCTTTGCCGTCGTCAGCGTTGGAACCGGCATCGGTTCCGGAGTTATCTTCAACGGTTTGCCAGCGCAAAGCCGCGGAATGGGCTCTGAATACGGTCACACGATCGTTGATTTCAAAAGACTGCAGAACCAACCCAACAAACTCCACCACTGCACGGTGGAAGGTGTTGCCTCCGGAACGGGACTCCTTCGTCGCGCGAAAGAAATGGGGTTCCAGGGAAATTCTGTCGAGGAACTTATCGAAACTAAAGATGCGAAGTACGGCGTTTTATTTAATGAAATGGCCAGTGCTTTAGCGTGCCTTTGCTACAATCTTTCTATTGGCTATAACTTAGAGAAAATTTTCCTGAGCGGTGGCCTTATTAAGATCAAAAATCTTTATTTCAACGAAATGAAAGCGCACTACAAAACGATGATCCGCCAGATGAACCCCGCTTTTGAGTGCAAGATTGAGATCGCAAAAACGAAGAATCATGCTGGCGTTTTAGGGGCCGGTTATCTCCCCTATTTGTACCGCTAA